In a single window of the Campylobacter hyointestinalis subsp. lawsonii genome:
- the rpsS gene encoding 30S ribosomal protein S19, translating into MARSLKKGPFVDDHVMKKVIAAKAANDNKPIKTWSRRSTITPEMIGLTFNVHNGKSFIPVYVTENHIGYKLGEFAPTRTFKGHKGSVQKKIGK; encoded by the coding sequence ATGGCTAGATCGCTAAAAAAAGGTCCTTTTGTAGATGACCATGTAATGAAAAAAGTCATCGCTGCAAAAGCCGCTAATGATAATAAACCAATTAAAACTTGGTCAAGAAGAAGCACAATTACACCTGAAATGATAGGTTTGACATTTAATGTGCATAATGGCAAAAGCTTTATCCCTGTATATGTGACAGAAAATCATATAGGTTACAAGCTAGGTGAATTTGCACCAACAAGAACATTTAAGGGTCACAAAGGCTCTGTTCAGAAAAAAATAGGTAAATAA
- the rplN gene encoding 50S ribosomal protein L14, with the protein MIQSFTRLAVADNSGAKELMCIKVLGGSKRRYASLGDIIVCSVKKALPNGKIKKGQVVKAVVVRTKKEVQRANGSLIRFDENAAVILDSKKEPVGTRIFGPVGREVRYANFMKIVSLAPEVL; encoded by the coding sequence ATGATACAAAGTTTTACAAGACTAGCAGTAGCTGATAACAGTGGTGCAAAAGAGCTTATGTGTATAAAAGTTTTAGGCGGTAGCAAAAGAAGATACGCAAGTTTAGGCGATATCATTGTTTGCTCAGTTAAGAAAGCTCTACCAAATGGCAAAATAAAAAAAGGTCAAGTAGTTAAAGCAGTAGTAGTTAGAACTAAAAAAGAGGTTCAAAGAGCAAATGGATCACTTATTAGATTTGACGAAAATGCAGCCGTTATACTTGATAGTAAAAAAGAGCCAGTAGGCACTCGTATATTTGGCCCAGTGGGTAGAGAAGTAAGATATGCGAATTTTATGAAAATCGTATCTCTTGCACCGGAGGTTCTATAA
- the rplX gene encoding 50S ribosomal protein L24 codes for MAVKYKIKKGDEVKVIAGDDKGKVAKVLAVLPKKGQVIVEGIKVAKKAVKPTDKNPNGGFVSKEMPIDISNVSKVEG; via the coding sequence ATGGCAGTAAAATATAAAATCAAAAAAGGCGATGAAGTAAAAGTAATCGCAGGTGATGATAAAGGTAAAGTTGCAAAAGTTCTTGCTGTTTTACCAAAAAAAGGTCAAGTAATAGTTGAAGGCATTAAGGTTGCTAAAAAAGCGGTAAAACCGACTGATAAAAATCCAAATGGTGGATTTGTTAGCAAAGAGATGCCTATCGATATTTCAAATGTAAGCAAAGTTGAGGGCTAA
- a CDS encoding AlwI family type II restriction endonuclease: MIYKDFLIEATMIKNKNQQLNAETTSIARHSKELQEKQKIEQRTMLIAPLIHWDVALFFKFCSKEFDSKLVPISIDAFLKLIENSPTLDCFRENYDVLINQLLLKNTDDYIDCINKTKW; this comes from the coding sequence TTGATATATAAAGATTTTTTGATAGAAGCTACTATGATAAAAAATAAAAATCAACAACTAAATGCTGAAACAACAAGCATAGCAAGACACTCAAAAGAGCTACAAGAAAAACAAAAAATAGAGCAAAGAACAATGCTTATTGCGCCACTTATTCACTGGGATGTCGCTTTATTTTTTAAATTTTGTTCAAAAGAATTTGATAGTAAATTAGTACCGATTAGCATCGATGCTTTTTTAAAACTGATTGAAAACTCACCAACACTAGATTGTTTTAGAGAAAATTACGATGTGCTTATAAATCAATTATTATTAAAAAATACCGATGATTATATAGATTGTATTAATAAAACTAAATGGTAG
- the rplD gene encoding 50S ribosomal protein L4 yields MSKIAVLNDKFEKTSELELPASYAEVNSHNLYLYVKSYLASMRANSAHTKGRSDVSGGGKKPWRQKGRGGARAGSTRTNVWVGGAVAFGPKNNRNYNQKVNKKQKRLALEFALNEKVTNGKFYAVDSIAIESGKTKDAAAIIKKLGVRDALIIKNELDAKTLLAFRNLANCYVIDASEVNAYLVSVYSAVIAEKSALQSIVKEG; encoded by the coding sequence ATGAGTAAAATAGCAGTTTTAAATGATAAATTTGAAAAAACAAGTGAATTAGAACTTCCAGCTAGTTACGCTGAAGTAAATTCGCACAATTTATATCTCTATGTCAAAAGCTACCTTGCTAGTATGAGAGCAAACTCAGCCCACACAAAAGGTCGCTCAGATGTAAGTGGTGGCGGTAAAAAACCTTGGCGTCAAAAAGGCCGTGGTGGCGCAAGAGCTGGTTCAACTAGAACAAATGTTTGGGTTGGCGGTGCTGTGGCATTTGGTCCTAAAAACAATAGAAATTATAATCAAAAAGTTAATAAAAAACAAAAAAGATTAGCGCTTGAATTTGCTCTAAACGAAAAAGTAACAAATGGCAAATTTTACGCAGTAGATAGCATCGCTATCGAAAGTGGCAAAACAAAAGACGCAGCAGCTATCATCAAAAAACTAGGCGTTAGAGATGCGTTAATCATCAAAAATGAGCTTGATGCTAAGACTCTTTTAGCATTTAGAAACCTAGCAAATTGCTATGTAATTGATGCTAGTGAAGTAAATGCATATTTAGTCTCAGTCTATAGTGCGGTTATAGCAGAGAAATCAGCACTACAATCAATAGTAAAAGAGGGCTAA
- the rplB gene encoding 50S ribosomal protein L2, which translates to MAIRSFKPYTPSRRFMTSLSSEDITAKASVRSLLVKIPASAGRNNNGRITSRHKEAGAKKLYRIIDFKRRKFGIPGKVEAIEYDPNRNCRIALISYADGEKRYIIRPSGLNVGDIISAAEAGLDIKPGNAMKLKSIPVGTIVHNIELKPGKGAQMARSAGGYAQLMGKEEKYVILRLPSGEMRQVLAECMATVGVVGNEDWANVTIGKAGRNRYRGIRPQTRGSAMNPVDHPHGGGEGKKNSGRHPVTPWGKPTKGAKTRRKKASDRLIISRRKGK; encoded by the coding sequence ATGGCAATAAGAAGTTTTAAACCTTATACCCCAAGTAGAAGATTTATGACAAGTCTTAGCAGTGAAGATATCACAGCTAAAGCTAGTGTAAGAAGCCTACTTGTTAAAATTCCTGCCTCAGCTGGTAGAAATAACAATGGTAGAATCACAAGTCGCCATAAAGAAGCAGGTGCTAAAAAATTATATCGTATAATTGACTTTAAGCGTCGTAAATTTGGAATTCCAGGCAAGGTTGAAGCTATTGAGTATGATCCAAATAGAAATTGCCGTATAGCTCTAATCTCATATGCAGATGGCGAAAAAAGATATATTATCCGCCCTAGTGGCTTAAATGTAGGTGATATCATCAGCGCAGCTGAAGCTGGCCTTGATATAAAACCGGGCAACGCTATGAAGTTAAAAAGCATTCCAGTTGGTACAATCGTCCATAATATCGAGCTAAAACCAGGCAAAGGCGCCCAAATGGCAAGAAGTGCAGGTGGATATGCTCAGCTTATGGGTAAAGAAGAAAAATATGTAATCCTAAGACTGCCAAGTGGTGAGATGAGACAAGTTTTAGCTGAATGTATGGCTACAGTCGGTGTAGTTGGCAATGAAGATTGGGCAAATGTAACTATCGGTAAAGCAGGTCGCAATCGCTATCGCGGTATCCGCCCTCAAACTAGAGGTAGTGCGATGAACCCAGTAGATCACCCACACGGCGGTGGTGAAGGTAAGAAAAACTCAGGTCGCCATCCAGTTACTCCATGGGGCAAACCAACTAAGGGTGCTAAAACTCGCCGTAAAAAAGCTAGTGATAGACTTATAATATCAAGAAGGAAAGGTAAATAA
- the rpsC gene encoding 30S ribosomal protein S3: MGQKVNPIGLRLGINRNWESRWFPSKATLPENIGEDYKIRKFLKTKLYYAGVSQILIERTAKKLRVTVVAARPGIIIGKKGGEVENLRAEVAKLVNKDITINIKEERKAGSSAQLAAENVAMQLERRVAFRRAMKKVIQGAQKAGAKGIKVSVAGRLGGAEMARTEWYLEGRVPLHTLRAKIDYGFAEAHTTYGNIGIKVWIFKGEVLQKGIQAEKNEDAAPKKSRRTRRGK, from the coding sequence ATGGGACAAAAAGTTAATCCAATAGGTCTTAGACTAGGTATCAATAGAAACTGGGAGTCTAGATGGTTTCCATCAAAAGCGACTTTACCAGAAAATATAGGTGAAGATTATAAGATAAGAAAATTCCTAAAAACTAAGCTATATTACGCCGGTGTGAGTCAAATTCTTATCGAAAGAACAGCTAAAAAACTTCGTGTAACAGTAGTTGCGGCTCGTCCGGGCATTATCATCGGTAAAAAAGGTGGTGAGGTTGAAAATTTAAGAGCTGAAGTTGCGAAGTTGGTAAATAAAGACATCACTATAAATATCAAAGAAGAGAGAAAAGCAGGGAGTTCAGCTCAATTAGCAGCAGAAAATGTGGCTATGCAGCTTGAGCGTCGTGTTGCTTTCCGCCGTGCTATGAAAAAAGTTATCCAAGGTGCTCAAAAAGCAGGTGCCAAAGGTATCAAAGTTTCAGTAGCAGGTCGCTTAGGTGGTGCTGAAATGGCTAGAACTGAGTGGTATCTTGAGGGTCGTGTTCCTCTTCATACATTAAGAGCTAAGATAGACTATGGTTTTGCAGAAGCTCATACTACTTATGGCAACATAGGTATTAAAGTTTGGATTTTCAAAGGTGAAGTTCTTCAAAAAGGCATTCAAGCCGAGAAAAATGAAGATGCAGCACCAAAAAAATCAAGACGCACTAGAAGGGGTAAATAG
- a CDS encoding AlwI family type II restriction endonuclease, which translates to MGENIIQNSQSITDIYSKIMIGLHANNPTRTSMLNESRPFLNTLFVIAELKKYYDLQNKEFKGILKDEFKSFVLGMKDCDYKKCADEIIKFREKFGIKSSKESQNYIKKYLFDKEKLFRVKFDTLNDYTDEMQRKFEMTGEIEKFI; encoded by the coding sequence TTGGGCGAGAATATAATCCAAAACAGCCAAAGCATTACTGATATATACTCTAAAATTATGATAGGCTTACATGCAAATAATCCAACTAGAACTTCTATGTTAAATGAATCACGACCATTTTTAAATACTTTATTTGTGATAGCTGAATTAAAAAAATATTACGATTTACAAAATAAAGAATTTAAAGGTATTTTAAAAGATGAGTTTAAAAGCTTTGTGCTTGGAATGAAAGATTGTGATTATAAAAAATGTGCTGATGAAATAATTAAATTTAGAGAAAAATTTGGTATTAAATCAAGCAAAGAAAGTCAAAATTATATAAAAAAATATCTATTTGATAAAGAAAAATTATTTAGAGTTAAATTTGATACGCTTAATGACTATACTGATGAAATGCAAAGAAAATTTGAGATGACAGGAGAGATAGAAAAATTTATTTAG
- the rplP gene encoding 50S ribosomal protein L16, whose protein sequence is MLLPKRTKYRKMMKGRNRGYATRGVDLALGEFGLKAVEAGRVNSRQIESARQAYTRHVKRQAKTWIRVFPDKPITKKPLETRMGKGKGGVEEWVMNIKPGRIIFEMSGISEELAREALTLAMHKLPFKTKFVTKESENEIY, encoded by the coding sequence ATGTTATTACCAAAGAGAACTAAATATCGTAAAATGATGAAAGGTCGCAATCGCGGCTATGCAACAAGAGGAGTTGATCTTGCTCTTGGTGAGTTCGGACTAAAAGCTGTTGAAGCAGGACGTGTAAATTCACGCCAAATAGAATCCGCTCGTCAAGCATATACTCGTCATGTTAAAAGACAAGCTAAAACTTGGATAAGAGTTTTCCCTGATAAACCTATCACTAAAAAACCTCTTGAAACTCGTATGGGTAAAGGTAAAGGTGGAGTTGAAGAGTGGGTTATGAATATTAAACCGGGTAGAATAATATTTGAAATGTCTGGAATCAGCGAAGAGCTAGCCAGAGAGGCTTTAACTCTTGCAATGCACAAGCTACCATTTAAGACTAAGTTTGTAACTAAAGAGAGCGAAAATGAAATATACTGA
- the rpsJ gene encoding 30S ribosomal protein S10: MERIRLKLKAYDHRVLDRTVAAIVEAVKRTGADVRGPVPMPTKIKRYTVLKSPHINKDSREQFEMRIHARMLDIVAATPDTVDSLTKLDLAPEVNVEVRAMGK, translated from the coding sequence ATGGAAAGAATTAGGCTTAAGCTAAAAGCTTATGACCACAGAGTTCTAGACCGCACAGTTGCAGCCATCGTAGAAGCTGTCAAACGCACTGGTGCCGATGTTCGTGGGCCAGTACCTATGCCTACAAAGATTAAACGCTACACAGTGTTAAAATCTCCACATATAAATAAAGATTCTCGTGAGCAATTTGAGATGAGAATTCACGCTCGTATGCTAGATATCGTAGCAGCTACGCCTGATACAGTTGATAGCCTAACCAAGCTTGACTTAGCTCCAGAAGTTAATGTCGAAGTTCGCGCTATGGGCAAGTAA
- the rplC gene encoding 50S ribosomal protein L3: MEYIVEKIGMSRTISNPSTPVTLLRLLPAKVCEVGENSRAIVAYAYTKANNKAIKGQQKKYGLSSEFNQFATLSVANSEAGDLDTTPLNEAKVLKVSFNTKGRGFQGVIKRHGFSGGPASHGSRFHRRPGSIGNCEWPGRVQPGRKMAGHYGNEKTTVKNEVVSFDSANGILVLKGSVPGFNGAMGRVRIVK; encoded by the coding sequence ATGGAATATATCGTAGAAAAAATAGGTATGAGCAGAACTATCTCAAACCCAAGCACTCCTGTTACATTGCTTAGACTTTTACCAGCTAAAGTATGCGAAGTAGGTGAAAATAGCAGAGCTATCGTAGCTTATGCTTATACAAAAGCAAATAACAAAGCCATAAAAGGTCAGCAAAAAAAATATGGTTTAAGTAGCGAATTTAATCAATTTGCGACTCTAAGCGTAGCAAATAGCGAAGCTGGGGATTTAGATACTACTCCACTAAATGAAGCAAAAGTTTTAAAAGTTAGCTTTAATACAAAAGGTAGAGGCTTCCAAGGTGTTATAAAAAGACATGGATTTTCAGGTGGTCCTGCAAGTCATGGTTCGAGATTTCACCGCAGACCAGGTTCTATAGGTAACTGCGAATGGCCAGGCCGTGTCCAACCAGGTAGAAAGATGGCCGGACACTATGGTAATGAAAAAACTACCGTTAAAAACGAAGTTGTAAGCTTTGATAGTGCTAATGGAATTTTAGTATTAAAAGGCTCAGTTCCAGGATTTAATGGTGCGATGGGTAGAGTAAGGATAGTTAAATGA
- a CDS encoding type Z 30S ribosomal protein S14 has translation MAKKSMIAKAARKPKFSVRGYTRCQICGRPHSVYKDFGICRVCLRKMANEGLIPGLKKASW, from the coding sequence ATGGCAAAAAAATCAATGATAGCAAAAGCAGCACGCAAACCTAAATTTAGCGTGCGTGGATACACTAGATGTCAAATTTGTGGTCGCCCACACTCTGTTTATAAAGATTTTGGAATTTGCCGTGTGTGCCTAAGAAAAATGGCTAACGAAGGACTAATACCAGGTCTTAAAAAAGCAAGTTGGTAA
- the rpsQ gene encoding 30S ribosomal protein S17 translates to MKREIQGVVVAKAGDKTATILVERRVMHPRYHKFVKRFKKYLVHDEKNELKTGDTISAVECRPLSARKSFRLQAVLKTGVE, encoded by the coding sequence ATGAAAAGAGAAATTCAAGGCGTTGTCGTTGCAAAGGCTGGTGATAAAACAGCAACTATTCTTGTTGAAAGAAGAGTTATGCACCCAAGATATCACAAATTTGTAAAACGCTTTAAAAAATACCTAGTTCATGATGAAAAAAATGAACTAAAGACAGGAGATACTATATCTGCTGTTGAGTGCAGACCACTAAGTGCTAGAAAAAGCTTCCGCTTACAAGCGGTTTTGAAAACAGGAGTTGAATAA
- a CDS encoding carbon-nitrogen hydrolase family protein, with protein MISELGFLHLNSVGAINRASELLNLVKDIKPGELILASELCVSGYENLGDEFESELISNLKNILPAEAFFGFTHFSNGFNEFILLNGDKEIYKQKKAVLFTPNLEKDKFKDGKVEDINLFEICGVKIGVLICFELRFIELWERLKGADIILVPSLWGKGRKRHFEVLCEALALQNRCYVIACSDRDLKFGAVFKPNGDIVKSSKFEPNLASEFKKSLGIIEQ; from the coding sequence ATGATTTCTGAACTAGGATTTTTACATCTTAATTCTGTTGGAGCTATAAATAGAGCTAGTGAGCTTTTAAATTTAGTAAAAGACATAAAACCAGGTGAATTAATCCTAGCAAGTGAGCTTTGCGTGAGTGGATATGAAAATTTAGGCGATGAGTTTGAAAGCGAACTTATCTCAAATTTAAAAAACATTTTGCCTGCTGAAGCTTTTTTTGGTTTTACTCATTTTAGTAATGGCTTTAATGAATTTATACTTTTAAATGGCGATAAAGAAATTTACAAACAGAAAAAAGCGGTTTTATTTACGCCAAATTTAGAAAAAGACAAATTCAAAGACGGAAAAGTTGAAGATATAAATTTATTTGAAATATGTGGCGTCAAGATAGGCGTTTTGATCTGTTTTGAATTGCGTTTTATAGAGCTTTGGGAAAGGCTAAAGGGTGCAGATATCATTCTTGTGCCATCGCTTTGGGGAAAAGGACGCAAAAGACATTTTGAAGTTTTGTGCGAAGCTTTGGCGTTGCAAAATCGCTGCTATGTGATCGCTTGTAGTGATAGAGATCTAAAATTTGGAGCAGTTTTTAAGCCAAATGGCGATATTGTAAAAAGTTCTAAATTTGAACCAAATTTAGCTAGTGAGTTTAAAAAATCTTTAGGCATTATAGAGCAATGA
- the sodB gene encoding superoxide dismutase [Fe] yields MLELRNLPFDPNSNAVVSKEACDYHHGKHHQTYVNNYNSLTKDSELANASLYDVLVSSQGGLFNNAAQVYNHDFYWDCIAKKSDKSSELEAALKSDFKDFKAEFISSATTLFGSGWTWLVYNPATSKLEIKNTSNAATPVTDGLVPLLVVDVWEHAYYIDSRNARPAYLEKFYENINWDFVSSAYEWAKKEGLKSVKFYIDELHPLASGCCGGGCGCGH; encoded by the coding sequence ATGCTAGAGTTAAGAAACCTACCATTTGACCCAAATTCCAACGCAGTAGTGAGTAAAGAAGCCTGTGATTATCACCATGGCAAGCACCACCAAACATATGTAAATAACTATAATAGTCTTACAAAAGATAGCGAACTAGCTAATGCTAGTTTGTATGATGTGCTTGTAAGCTCACAAGGCGGATTATTTAACAACGCTGCGCAAGTGTATAATCACGATTTTTACTGGGATTGTATAGCGAAAAAAAGCGATAAAAGCAGTGAGCTTGAAGCGGCTTTAAAAAGCGATTTTAAAGACTTTAAGGCTGAATTTATAAGCTCAGCTACAACTCTTTTTGGCTCTGGCTGGACTTGGCTAGTTTATAACCCAGCTACAAGCAAACTAGAAATCAAAAACACCTCAAACGCAGCTACACCAGTAACTGATGGCTTAGTGCCTCTACTTGTAGTTGATGTATGGGAACACGCCTATTATATAGATAGTCGCAATGCTCGCCCGGCGTATTTAGAGAAATTCTATGAAAATATCAATTGGGATTTTGTAAGCTCAGCTTATGAATGGGCGAAAAAAGAGGGGTTAAAATCTGTGAAATTCTACATAGATGAGCTTCATCCACTAGCATCTGGTTGCTGCGGCGGCGGATGTGGTTGCGGGCATTAA
- a CDS encoding protein-L-isoaspartate(D-aspartate) O-methyltransferase: MDSLEQARCQKMADDIADVIGLTPMVYRAFCSTPRTPFVPVSINAFKLDAHPIGGNQWISSPLTVAKMTLALEAENCDNILEIGCGSGYQAVILSKIAHRIFSIERIEKLALAAKATIKKLNLNNVNIRYDDGNVGWSSYAPYDRIILSCFCQSVPDRLFNQLKDGGILVAPVAKDNKQYITQYKKSNGEITSKILDECVFVPLLDGKE, from the coding sequence ATGGATAGTTTAGAACAAGCAAGATGCCAAAAAATGGCTGATGATATAGCTGATGTTATAGGGCTTACACCTATGGTTTATAGGGCGTTTTGTAGTACCCCACGCACTCCATTTGTCCCAGTTTCTATAAATGCTTTTAAGCTAGATGCTCATCCAATAGGGGGCAATCAATGGATTAGTTCGCCATTAACAGTGGCTAAAATGACGCTTGCTTTAGAGGCTGAAAATTGCGATAATATACTTGAGATCGGTTGTGGAAGCGGATATCAAGCTGTGATCTTAAGCAAGATAGCTCATAGAATTTTTAGCATTGAACGTATAGAAAAACTTGCACTTGCGGCAAAAGCTACTATTAAAAAATTAAATTTAAATAATGTAAATATAAGATACGACGACGGCAATGTCGGTTGGAGCTCGTATGCACCTTATGATAGAATAATTCTTAGTTGCTTTTGTCAAAGTGTGCCTGATAGGCTATTTAATCAGCTTAAAGATGGCGGAATTTTGGTAGCCCCAGTAGCTAAGGATAATAAACAATATATCACACAATATAAAAAATCAAATGGAGAAATTACCAGTAAAATTTTAGATGAGTGCGTATTTGTCCCGTTGCTTGATGGGAAAGAGTAA
- a CDS encoding 50S ribosomal protein L23 has translation MADITDIKTIVYTEKTLGLQEQGVVVIQTSPKMTKNGLKEVLREYFGVTPLRVNSLRIDGKVKRFKGRIGVRNDYKKFYVKLPDGVSLASQEA, from the coding sequence ATGGCAGATATAACAGATATCAAAACTATAGTATATACAGAAAAAACTCTTGGCCTTCAAGAACAAGGTGTAGTAGTAATCCAAACTTCGCCAAAAATGACTAAAAATGGCCTAAAAGAGGTATTAAGAGAGTATTTTGGTGTAACGCCACTTAGAGTAAATTCACTTAGAATAGACGGCAAAGTTAAGCGTTTTAAAGGAAGAATTGGCGTAAGAAACGACTATAAAAAATTCTATGTCAAATTACCAGATGGCGTAAGCCTAGCAAGTCAGGAGGCATAA
- the rpmC gene encoding 50S ribosomal protein L29 yields the protein MKYTEISAKSVSELTALLKEKKVLLFTLRQKLKTMQLTNPNEIRDTKKEIARINTAISAAK from the coding sequence ATGAAATATACTGAGATAAGTGCAAAGAGCGTAAGCGAACTTACAGCGTTATTAAAAGAGAAAAAGGTGCTTTTATTTACACTTAGACAAAAGCTAAAAACAATGCAGCTAACTAACCCTAACGAGATTCGCGATACCAAAAAAGAGATCGCTAGAATCAATACTGCAATTAGTGCTGCGAAATAA
- a CDS encoding ribonucleotide-diphosphate reductase subunit beta, producing MNRKKIYNPSSNETLNDRKVFGGNPHGILNFTKAKYTWALKLWDLMEANTWFPKEVDTTDDVRDYAFNLTTAEKRMYDLVWSQLISMDSFQTNNLADNINPYITAPEINAVLARQAYEEANHSKSYAVMVEAICDNTDLIYEMEKHDEVLRRKNDYISSVYEELAGEVTDEKLLLAMVANQILEGVYFYSGFTAIYALARAGKMLGSAQMIRFIQRDEITHLLLFQNMINSVRKERPDLFTSEVEAKIYEMFKKAGDLEIEWGKYITGNQIMGFTDDIIEEYIHYLVDDRLTSIGLKKLYNAKHPIKWVDDFAKFNDQKSNFFESKVTNYSKGSLSFDDF from the coding sequence ATGAATAGAAAAAAAATTTATAATCCAAGTTCAAATGAGACTTTAAATGATAGAAAAGTATTTGGTGGAAATCCTCACGGAATTCTAAATTTCACAAAAGCAAAATACACATGGGCACTTAAACTTTGGGATCTTATGGAGGCAAATACGTGGTTTCCAAAAGAGGTCGATACCACTGATGATGTGCGTGACTATGCCTTTAATCTCACAACTGCTGAAAAGCGTATGTATGATCTAGTGTGGAGTCAGCTTATTTCAATGGATAGCTTTCAGACAAACAACCTAGCTGATAATATAAATCCTTATATCACAGCACCTGAGATAAATGCGGTTTTAGCTCGTCAAGCTTATGAAGAGGCAAACCACTCAAAAAGCTACGCCGTAATGGTAGAAGCGATCTGTGATAATACCGATCTCATCTATGAAATGGAAAAGCATGATGAGGTTTTAAGGCGTAAAAATGATTATATCTCAAGCGTGTATGAAGAGTTAGCAGGCGAAGTTACAGATGAGAAACTACTTCTTGCTATGGTGGCAAATCAAATTTTAGAAGGCGTCTATTTTTATAGCGGATTTACAGCGATTTACGCACTAGCAAGAGCTGGGAAAATGCTTGGAAGTGCTCAGATGATACGCTTTATTCAAAGAGATGAGATAACTCACTTGCTTTTGTTTCAAAATATGATAAACTCAGTTCGCAAAGAGCGTCCAGATCTATTTACAAGCGAAGTAGAAGCTAAAATTTATGAGATGTTCAAAAAAGCCGGAGATCTTGAAATAGAGTGGGGAAAATACATCACAGGAAATCAGATAATGGGATTTACTGATGATATTATAGAAGAGTATATCCACTACCTTGTCGATGATAGGCTCACTTCTATCGGGCTTAAAAAGCTTTATAATGCAAAACATCCGATAAAATGGGTCGATGATTTTGCTAAATTTAATGATCAAAAAAGCAACTTTTTTGAAAGCAAAGTTACGAATTACAGCAAAGGAAGCCTTAGCTTTGATGATTTCTGA
- the rplE gene encoding 50S ribosomal protein L5, with translation MRLKTKYAESIKPTLVKEFDIKNPMLIPALEKIVISVGAGEGAKDQKLLQNMADTISLIAGQKAVVTNAKKSVAGFKVREGFPVGIKVTLRKERMYAFLDKLISVALPRVKDFRGLPRDGFDGRGNYNFGLNEQLMFPEVVYDQILKTHGMNITIVTTANDDKQAFKLLELFGIPFAKGK, from the coding sequence ATGAGATTAAAAACTAAATACGCAGAGAGTATTAAACCGACTTTGGTTAAAGAATTTGATATCAAAAATCCTATGCTTATCCCAGCACTTGAGAAAATTGTTATTAGCGTTGGAGCTGGCGAGGGTGCTAAAGATCAAAAATTGCTTCAAAATATGGCTGATACGATATCTTTGATAGCAGGACAAAAAGCAGTTGTTACAAATGCTAAAAAGTCAGTTGCTGGATTTAAGGTTCGTGAGGGCTTTCCTGTAGGCATCAAAGTGACATTGAGAAAAGAAAGAATGTATGCTTTCTTAGACAAGCTTATCAGTGTTGCATTGCCAAGAGTTAAGGATTTCCGTGGTCTTCCAAGAGACGGATTTGATGGTCGTGGAAATTACAATTTCGGTTTAAATGAACAATTAATGTTCCCAGAAGTTGTATATGATCAAATTCTAAAAACACACGGTATGAACATAACTATAGTTACAACAGCTAACGATGACAAACAAGCGTTCAAGCTACTTGAACTCTTTGGCATTCCATTTGCAAAAGGAAAGTAA